From the Paraflavitalea soli genome, the window ACTTTTTAGCACCATAAAGATACGTTTTTATCCTAAAACAGCGACAAGCCACCAGCCTTCGCTTTCAAACCCATCTTCCCGACCTCCCGTCTTCCGGGCTTTCTTCTGTATCAAAACCGGACAGTTTTTGTATCGGAAACGAACTACTTCGTATGGGGAATACCTCATAGCCCGTTGTTAATCATGCTCCTACGTTCTGGCATGTGTTTGCCATACTACCCGCAGGCTCCCAAACGGCTGGGGAAAGTATAGCCATGAAAATATACCGCCCTTAATGCAACATAAAGCCGTTCGGGGAGCCTATTAGTTTAACATTGTTAAACTATTTAAACGAAAAACTTATATGATCAGGAACTACTTAAAATTGGCCTTTCGTAATGTCAGGAAGCACAAAGCCTTCTCCCTGATCAATATTTTGGGGCTGGCCGTTGGCATCAGCGCTTCCCTCGTCATTTACCTGATCGTTCAGTATGAGTTTAGTTTCGACCGCTTTCACAAGGATGGAGACCGCATCTACCGCGTCGTTTCCAGCCTCGATTTCTCAGGCGCGCATTACGACAACAGTTCCGTGCCTGCTCCCCTGGCGGCGGCGGCCGGCACCAGTATAACCGGCCTGGAAAACACCGCGGCCATCTTTACCACGTATGATCCTAAGGTGAGCATCAGCAAAGGCAACAACCAAAAGCCCGAAGTATTCAAGGCCAGGAAAGGCGTCGTCTTTACCGACCAGCAGTATTTTAACCTGGTCACCTACCAATGGATGGCCGGCTCGCCCGATGTGCTCAAGGAACCCTACAAAGTAGTGTTGACCGAAAGCCGCGCCAAAGAATATTTCCCGTTTGCCGATCCTACCCGCGCTGTAGGACAACTAATGAGCTATGATGACAGCATTGAGGTAACCGTGGCCGGTATCGTAAAAGACCTGCAGGAAACCACCGACCTTAACTTTAAAGAATTTATTGCTACTGCTACCATTCCTGCCAGCAAGCTGGAGAACAACTATAGCTGGACCACCTGGAACAATTATTTTGGCAACTCCCAGCTATTAGTAAAGCTTAAGAAAGGAGTCTCGCCCCAACAAACAGCCGCACAGATCAACGCCCTGGTAGCCAGCCATGCACCCAATAGCAGCGGCGTCAGCACAAAGCAGCTTTTACAGCCGTTGAATGATCTGCACTTCAACGACAAGTACGATATTTTTGGGGAGCGCCGGGCCCACAAGCCTACCCTTTACGGATTGCTGGTGGTGGCAGCCTTCCTGCTGATATTAGGATGCATCAATTTTATCAACCTTACCACCGCACAGTCGGTTCAGCGGGCCAAAGAAACAGGTATCCGCAAGACCATGGGCAGCACACGGACACAACTGATAGCCCAGTTCATGAGTGAAACACTGGCCCTCACCATCACTGCTACCCTGCTGTCCATTGCCCTCATCCCTTTACTGCTGAAAGCATTTTCAGACAATATCCCCGAAGCCATCACCTTCAGCCGCCTGTTCCAGCCCAATATTATAGCCTTCATGATTGCCCTGGTATTCGTCGTGAGCCTGCTGGCCGGGTTCTACCCATCCCTGGTACTATCAGGTTTCAAACCTGTACTGGTATTGAAAAACCAGGCTTTCAGCAACAGCGGCAAGACCAGGAGCGCCTGGCTGCGCAAAACATTGACCGTATCTCAATTCATCATAGCCCAGTTCTTCATCATCGGCACCCTGATGGTAGCCAAACAAATACATTTTTCCCTCAACAAAGACCTGGGCTACCGCAAAGACGCCGTTGTTAATTTCACCATTCCCTGGCGCGAGAGCAGCCTTTCTAAAAAGCAGGTACTCCTCCAGAAATTGAAAAGCATTCCCGAAATCCAAATGGTTACCCTCAGCGGTATTCCACCTGCTTCAAAAGGCACCACCTCCTCTACCCTCACCCTCGATGATGGCAAAAAGGCCATCGAGAAAATGACAGAGATCAGGCTGGGGGATGCTGCCTACTTCGACCTCTATAAGATCAAACTGGTGGCCGGCCAAATGCTGCAGCCCAGCGATACCGTTCGTAAAGAATACCTGGTCAATGAAACATTTGCCCGGGAGATGGGATTTGCCAATCCTGCTGATATTATTGGCAAACACATCCAGCGGCGCGACAAAACATTGCTGCCCATTGTAGGTGTAGTAGCCGATTTTCATACCAAGTCCCTGCATACCAATATTGCCCCCCTGGTATTTACGGCCAAAAGCGAGGAATGCAATACCTTCCATATCCTGCTCCCTCCACAGGAAGCAGGCAGCAATACCTGGAAGAATGCTTTTGCCAAATTAGACAAGGCCCTGAAAGAAGTATTTCCCGAAAGGACTTTTGAATATCAGTTCTTTGATGAGCAGATAGCCGATTTCTATAAGACAGAACAAAACACTTCCCGCTTATTGACCTGGGCCAGCGGTCTGGCCGTATTCATCAGTTGCCTCGGACTGTTGGGCCTGGTGATCTATACCACCCACCAGCGGGTAAAGGAAATAGGCGTACGCAAAGTGTTGGGCGCTTCTGTAACTCAGCTCGTATCCCTGCTGTCTAAAGATTTCATAGTGCTGGTTATTGTAGCCTTCGTGATCACCGCGCCCCTGTCGTGGTGGGCCGTTAACACCTGGCTGCAAAATTTTGCTTATCGTACGTCAATGCCCTGGTGGATATTTGCTTCCGGCGGAGCCATTATGCTCATCATTGCATTGATAACACTCAGCATACAAACTTTCCGCTCCGCACTGGCCAACCCGGTGAAGGCGTTGAGAAGCGAGTAGTGGAAGACCAGCTGCGAGCTGTGAGCTTCGAGCTACGAGCTAAATACAAAAAAGGCATTCGAAGCAAAGGGCTCGCAGCTCGAAGCTCGAAGCTAAAAAATAAACAAATGATTCGTAACTACCTTAAAATAGCGGTCCGCAACCTGATGAGGAACAAAGTATTTTCCTTCATCAATATCTTTGGCCTGGGCCTTAGCATGGCTGTATGCCTGCTGGTGATCCTGCATGTGAAAGACCAGCTGAGCTATGATAAGTTTCACCCGCAGCCCGGTCGCACCTATCGCATCATC encodes:
- a CDS encoding ABC transporter permease, which gives rise to MIRNYLKLAFRNVRKHKAFSLINILGLAVGISASLVIYLIVQYEFSFDRFHKDGDRIYRVVSSLDFSGAHYDNSSVPAPLAAAAGTSITGLENTAAIFTTYDPKVSISKGNNQKPEVFKARKGVVFTDQQYFNLVTYQWMAGSPDVLKEPYKVVLTESRAKEYFPFADPTRAVGQLMSYDDSIEVTVAGIVKDLQETTDLNFKEFIATATIPASKLENNYSWTTWNNYFGNSQLLVKLKKGVSPQQTAAQINALVASHAPNSSGVSTKQLLQPLNDLHFNDKYDIFGERRAHKPTLYGLLVVAAFLLILGCINFINLTTAQSVQRAKETGIRKTMGSTRTQLIAQFMSETLALTITATLLSIALIPLLLKAFSDNIPEAITFSRLFQPNIIAFMIALVFVVSLLAGFYPSLVLSGFKPVLVLKNQAFSNSGKTRSAWLRKTLTVSQFIIAQFFIIGTLMVAKQIHFSLNKDLGYRKDAVVNFTIPWRESSLSKKQVLLQKLKSIPEIQMVTLSGIPPASKGTTSSTLTLDDGKKAIEKMTEIRLGDAAYFDLYKIKLVAGQMLQPSDTVRKEYLVNETFAREMGFANPADIIGKHIQRRDKTLLPIVGVVADFHTKSLHTNIAPLVFTAKSEECNTFHILLPPQEAGSNTWKNAFAKLDKALKEVFPERTFEYQFFDEQIADFYKTEQNTSRLLTWASGLAVFISCLGLLGLVIYTTHQRVKEIGVRKVLGASVTQLVSLLSKDFIVLVIVAFVITAPLSWWAVNTWLQNFAYRTSMPWWIFASGGAIMLIIALITLSIQTFRSALANPVKALRSE